A part of Aegilops tauschii subsp. strangulata cultivar AL8/78 chromosome 2, Aet v6.0, whole genome shotgun sequence genomic DNA contains:
- the LOC109744455 gene encoding arogenate dehydratase/prephenate dehydratase 6, chloroplastic, which produces MAAASFIKAPAGQNPRLAIHAPGRSGRVVRCSLGAAVGGRTEWLSSCAVLSSKVAALGPHSVNGHAAPAPAPNGAVLDLIPVSGVNGVAKNLPAPLRIADLSPAPMHGSELRVAYQGVPGAYSEKAAGKAYPGCDAIPCDQFEVAFQAVELWIADRAVLPVENSLGGSIHRNYDLLLRHRLHIVGEVQLPVHHCLLALPGVRKENITRVISHPQALAQCEHTITRMGLNVVREAFDDTAGAAEYVANNGLRDTAAIASSRAAELYGMEILADGIQDDCGNVTRFVMLAREPIVPRTDRPFKTSIVFAHDKEGTSVLFKVLSAFAFRDITLTKIESRPHRHRPIRLVDDANRGTAKHFEYMFYVDFQASLAEPRAQNALAEVQEFTSFLRVLGSYPMDMTPMTAGSSSTVTSSDS; this is translated from the coding sequence ATGGCTGCCGCGAGTTTCATCAAGGCGCCCGCCGGGCAGAATCCCAGGCTGGCAATCCACGCTCCGGGGAGGAGCGGCCGCGTGGTCAGGTGCTCGCTTGGCGCGGCCGTCGGCGGCCGGACCGAGTGGCTCAGCAGCTGCGCCGTCCTCTCCAGCAAGGTGGCCGCGCTCGGCCCCCACTCCGTCAACGGCCAcgccgcgccggcgccggcccccAACGGGGCGGTGCTCGATTTGATCCCCGTGAGCGGTGTTAACGGCGTTGCCAAGAACCTGCCGGCGCCGCTGCGGATCGCCGACCTGTCCCCGGCGCCGATGCACGGCTCGGAGCTGCGCGTGGCGTACCAGGGCGTGCCGGGCGCGTACAGCGAGAAGGCGGCCGGCAAGGCCTACCCGGGCTGCGACGCCATCCCCTGCGACCAGTTCGAGGTGGCGTTCCAGGCCGTGGAGCTCTGGATCGCGGACCGCGCCGTGCTCCCCGTGGAGAACTCGCTCGGCGGCAgcatccaccgcaactacgaccTCCTGCTCCGCCACCGCCTCCACATCGTGGGCGAGGTGCAGCTCCCCGTGCACCACTGCCTCCTGGCTCTCCCGGGCGTGCGCAAGGAGAACATCACCCGCGTGATCAGCCACCCGCAGGCGCTGGCGCAGTGCGAGCACACCATCACCCGCATGGGCCTCAACGTCGTCCGCGAGGCCTTCGACGACACCGCCGGCGCCGCCGAGTACGTGGCCAACAACGGCCTCCGCGACACGGCCGCCATCGCGTCGTCCCGCGCCGCCGAGCTGTACGGCATGGAGATCCTCGCGGACGGCATCCAGGACGACTGCGGCAACGTGACCCGGTTCGTGATGCTGGCCAGGGAGCCCATCGTGCCGCGTACGGACCGGCCGTTCAAGACCAGCATCGTGTTCGCGCACGACAAGGAGGGCACCTCCGTGCTCTTCAAGGTGCTCTCCGCCTTCGCCTTCCGCGACATCACGCTGACCAAGATCGAGagccggccgcaccgccaccGCCCCATCCGCCTGGTGGACGACGCCAACCGCGGCACGGCGAAGCATTTCGAGTACATGTTCTACGTGGACTTCCAGGCGTCCCTGGCGGAGCCGCGGGCGCAGAACGCGCTGGCCGAGGTCCAGGAGTTCACGTCGTTCCTGCGGGTGCTCGGGAGCTACCCGATGGACATGACCCCTATGACCGCCGGCTCCTCCTCCACCGTCACATCGTCCGACTCGTAG
- the LOC141041046 gene encoding uncharacterized protein: MSWNIRGLNTPARHAVVCETAEAHRLAILCLHETKIETWSRPLVKDVGGARLTDCVVLPASGTRGGAAIFWDSSVVDVQSHAIGLFSITARVTLRSTSTTFWLTTVYGPVNDSRKDEFLSEIARTTPPPNDPWLINDDFNLIYKASDKNNSNINRRMMGKFRAAIDAAGLREIRCKNRRFTWSNERDDLTLVNIDKFFCSNAWDTLFPTFLLHAASTSCSDHCPLLLAAATASRRPTRFRFESFWPRFPRFHETVQHAWDRPVASSCAFKRIHVKLDRAAKDLKIWAKGFFSNTRLQLQIANEHRQLSSGELALRKKLKLHVLGLAAIERARKRQASRITWLRAGEARSAFFEAKNNSRRQKNFIHAIHTSDSIVKSHSDKASAIYDHFGSSLGAAPVRDTTIAWSSLNLPSLPAVGLDNPFSEEEVWQAICASPQEKAPGPDGFNRAFFRACWSVIKLDVMAVFHQFYHLAGGDVAASTGQ; this comes from the coding sequence ATGAGTTGGAACATCCGTGGTTTAAACACGCCGGCGCGACACGCAGTTGTCTGTGAAACGGCAGAAGCTCATAGGCTAGCCATCCTCTGCCTCCATGAGACTAAAATCGAAACCTGGAGTCGCCCCCTGGTCAAGGACGTCGGCGGTGCAAGGCTAACTGATTGCGTTGTGCTCCCCGCCTCCGGCACCAGGGGAGGTGCTGCAATCTTCTGGGACAGCTCTGTAGTAGATGTGCAATCGCATGCTATCGGCCTCTTCTCCATCACTGCCCGCGTCACCCTGAGGTCAACCTCAACAACGTTTTGGCTGACCACGGTGTACGGCCCCGTCAACGATAGTAGAAAGGATGAGTTCCTGTCAGAAATAGCTAGGACGACGCCGCCACCAAACGACCCCTGGCTCATCAACGACGACTTCAACCTCATATACAAGGCTAGTGACAAGAACAATAGCAACATTAACCGTAGAATGATGGGCAAATTCCGTGCGGCGATCGACGCCGCAGGACTCCGGGAGATTAGATGCAAAAACCGCCGTTTCACCTGGAGTAACGAGCGCGACGATCTGACCCTTGTCAACATCGACAAATTCTTCTGCAGCAACGCTTGGGACACCCTCTTCCCAACCTTCCTCCTGCACGCCGCTTCAACGTCCTGCTCCGACCACTGCCCCCTTCTGCTCGCTGCAGCAACCGCATCACGCCGACCGACTCGTTTccggtttgaatccttctggccACGTTTCCCCCGATTCCACGAAACGGTGCAACATGCGTGGGATCGCCCCGTTGCCTCTAGTTGTGCATTCAAACGCATCCATGTCAAACTAGATAGGGCGGCAAAGGATCTCAAAATCTGGGCAAAGGGTTTTTTCAGCAACACTCGCCTACAGCTGCAGATCGCAAATGAACATAGACAGCTATCTAGCGGCGAGCTTGCTCTCCGGAAGAAGCTCAAGCTCCACGTCCTGGGCCTGGCGGCGATCGAGAGGGCCAGGAAGCGCCAGGCCTCACGCATCACATGGCTGCGGGCTGGAGAAGCCCGATCGGCCTTTTTCGAGGCAAAAAACAATTCTAGGAGACAGAAAAACTTCATCCACGCCATCCACACGTCTGATTCCATCGTCAAGTCGCACAGCGACAAGGCCAGCGCTATCTACGACCACTTCGGCTCCTCCCTTGGGGCGGCGCCAGTCAGAGACACCACCATTGCCTGGAGCTCGCTCAATCTTCCATCGCTGCCGGCTGTAGGTCTAGATAACCCGTTTTCGGAGGAGGAGGTTTGGCAGGCGATTTGTGCTTCTCCGCAGGAAAAAGCGCCTGGGCCGGATGGCTTCAACAGAGCCTTCTTCCGAGCATGCTGGTCGGTCATTAAGCTCGATGTCATGGCAGTTTTCCACCAGTTCTATCACCTAGCAGGAGGAGACGTGGCCGCATCAACCGGGCAATGA